In one Solanum dulcamara chromosome 1, daSolDulc1.2, whole genome shotgun sequence genomic region, the following are encoded:
- the LOC129884261 gene encoding tubulin alpha-5 chain — MEGWRKGPRKRLADSNHFINSQKKEERGSLSSSSSWQINLKEKGGADRSGERKKKKNYFVEMREIISIHIGQAGIQVGNSCWELYCLEHGIQPDGMMPSDTSPGAGHDAFNTFFSETGAGKHVPRAIFVDLEPTVIDEVRTGTYRQLFHPEQLISGKEDAANNFARGHYTVGKEIVDLCLDRVRKLADNCTGLQGFLVFNAVGGGTGSGLGSLLLERLSVDYGKKSKLGFTIYPSPQVSTAVVEPYNSVLSTHSLLEHTDVVVMLDNEAIYDICRRSLDIERPTYTNLNRLISQIISSLTTSLRFDGAINVDITEFQTNLVPYPRIHFMLSSYAPVISAEKAYHEQLSVPEITNAVFEPSSMMAKCDPRHGKYMACCLMYRGDVVPKDVNAAVATIKTKRTVQFVDWCPTGFKCGINYQPPTVVPGGDLAKVQRAVCMISNNTAVAEVFSRIDHKFDFMYAKRAFVHWYVGEGMEEGEFSEAREDLAALEKDYEEVGAEGVDDEEDGEEY, encoded by the exons ATGGAGGGCTGGCGGAAAGGGCCCAGGAAAAGGCTGGCGGATTCCAATCACTTTATTAatagccaaaaaaaagaagaaagaggaagcctctcttcttcttcttcttggcAAATCAATCTGAAAGAGAAAGGCGGGGCAGATCGATCGGgagaaaggaagaagaagaagaattattttgttgaaatgagagaaataatcAGCATACACATAGGTCAAGCTGGTATTCAGGTGGGAAACTCATGCTGGGAGCTTTATTGTCTTGAACATGGAATCCAACCTGATGGCATGATGCCTAG TGACACCTCACCAGGTGCAGGGCATGATGCTTTCAACACCTTCTTTAGCGAAACCGGTGCTGGGAAGCATGTCCCAAGAGCTATATTTGTCGATCTTGAACCCACTGTTATTGATGAGGTTAGAACTGGCACTTATCGTCAACTTTTCCATCCGGAGCAGCTCATTTCAGGAAAGGAAGATGCTGCTAATAATTTTGCCAGAGGCCATTATACAG TTGGCAAGGAGATTGTCGATCTTTGCCTTGATCGAGTAAGGAAATTGGCTGATAACTGCACAGGTTTGCAAGGATTCTTGGTGTTTAATGCTGTTGGTGGGGGTACTGGTTCTGGATTGGGGTCATTGTTGCTGGAACGCCTATCTGTGGATTATGGAAAAAAGTCCAAGCTTGGGTTTACTATCTATCCTTCTCCCCAG GTATCCACTGCTGTTGTAGAGCCTTATAACAGTGTTCTTTCAACTCATTCCCTTCTAGAACACACTGATGTGGTTGTGATGTTGGACAATGAAGCCATTTATGATATCTGTAGGAGATCCCTAGACATTGAGAGGCCTACATATACTAATTTGAACAGACTGATTTCGCAAATCATATCATCATTGACCACTTCCTTGCGGTTTGATGGAGCCATCAATGTAGACATTACTGAATTCCAGACAAATCTGGTACCATATCCTCGCATCCATTTTATGCTTTCATCATATGCCCCTGTGATCTCAGCTGAAAAGGCATACCATGAGCAATTATCTGTACCTGAGATAACAAATGCAGTTTTTGAGCCCTCAAGCATGATGGCTAAATGTGACCCAAGGCATGGAAAATATATGGCTTGCTGCCTGATGTACCGTGGAGATGTTGTTCCCAAGGATGTCAATGCTGCTGTTGCTACTATTAAAACGAAGAGGACGGTTCAGTTTGTTGACTG GTGTCCAACTGGCTTCAAATGTGGAATAAACTATCAGCCTCCAACAGTAGTACCTGGGGGTGATCTCGCCAAGGTGCAACGAGCTGTTTGCATGATCAGTAACAATACTGCAGTTGCAGAGGTGTTCTCACGCATTGACCACAAATTTGATTTCATGTATGCTAAGAGGGCATTCGTCCACTGGTATGTTGGAGAAGGCATGGAAGAGGGAGAGTTTTCTGAAGCTCGTGAAGATTTGGCTGCACTTGAAAAAGATTACGAGGAAGTTGGTGCTGAAGGAGTTGATGATGAGGAAGACGGTGAAGAATATTGA
- the LOC129891026 gene encoding L-ascorbate oxidase homolog, producing MERANVKIVALLVCLSVGALLVNAEDPYLFFEWNVTYGTIAPLGVPQQGILINGQLPGPRINCTSNNNIVVNVYNKLDEPLLFTWNGIQQRKNSWQDGTPGTMCPIMPGTNFTYHFQVKDQIGTFFYFPTTNLHRASGGFGALDVHSRNLIPVPFDKPADEYNVFLGDWYNKGHKTLKKTLDGGRTIGRPDGIHINGKSNKVGDKAAEPLFSMEAGKTYRYRMCNVGMRTSVNVRIQGHAMKLVEMEGSHTVQNIYDSLDLHVGQCLSVLVTADQEPKDYYMVVSSRFLKQAISSVAILRYANGKDIGSASSDLPEPPPNNTKGIAWSMNQFRSFRWNLTASAARPNPQGSYHYGKINITRTIKIVNSRSQVNGKLRFALNGISHMDSDTPLKLVEYFGVAEKTFKYNVMGDEPPSNNKVVTIAPNVKNATFRNFVEIIFENEEKTIQTYNLDGYSFFAVGIEPGKWSPEKRKNYNLVDAVSRHNIQVYPNSWTAVMTTLDNAGIWNLRSEMWERFYLGQQLYFSVLSPSRSLRDEYNLPDNHPLCGTVKSMPMPPPYKP from the coding sequence ATGGAGAGAGCCAATGTAAAAATTGTGGCTTTGCTAGTTTGCCTCTCCGTTGGAGCTTTGTTGGTGAATGCTGAAGACCCTTACCTCTTCTTCGAGTGGAACGTCACTTATGGCACAATTGCTCCGTTGGGTGTACCCCAACAAGGTATCCTAATTAATGGGCAGCTTCCAGGGCCCAGGATCAATTGCACatccaataataatattgtTGTCAATGTTTACAATAAGCTAGATGAGCCCTTACTCTTTACTTGGAATGGTATCCAGCAAAGGAAGAATTCGTGGCAAGATGGTACCCCGGGAACCATGTGTCCCATCATGCCCGGTACAAACTTTACCTATCATTTCCAAGTGAAGGACCAAATTGGCACCTTCTTCTACTTTCCTACTACAAACTTGCATCGTGCATCTGGTGGCTTCGGTGCCCTCGATGTCCATAGTCGTAACCTTATTCCTGTTCCTTTTGACAAACCCGCTGATGAGTACAATGTCTTTTTGGGTGATTGGTATAATAAGGGACACAAAACCCTGAAGAAGACGCTAGATGGCGGACGCACCATTGGGAGACCTGATGGCATTCACATTAATGGAAAGTCCAACAAGGTTGGTGACAAAGCAGCAGAGCCATTATTCAGCATGGAGGCTGGCAAGACCTATAGGTACAGGATGTGCAACGTCGGCATGAGGACCTCAGTTAATGTCAGAATCCAAGGCCATGCCATGAAGCTTGTGGAGATGGAAGGATCCCATACCGTGCAGAATATATATGACTCTCTTGACCTCCATGTTGGTCAATGTCTTTCTGTCTTGGTCACTGCTGACCAGGAGCCTAAAGACTATTACATGGTTGTTTCTAGCAGATTTTTGAAGCAAGCCATCTCCTCTGTAGCCATCCTACGTTATGCAAATGGTAAGGACATCGGCTCAGCATCATCCGATCTCCCAGAACCTCCACCAAATAACACTAAAGGTATTGCTTGGTCCATGAACCAATTTCGCTCATTTAGATGGAACCTCACCGCTAGTGCTGCTCGTCCCAATCCTCAGGGATCCTATCACTATGGAAAGATCAACATTACTCGCACCATCAAGATTGTCAACTCGAGAAGCCAAGTAAATGGCAAGCTTCGATTTGCCTTGAATGGTATCTCACATATGGATAGTGACACCCCATTGAAGCTTGTTGAGTATTTTGGAGTAGCTGAAAAGACTTTCAAGTATAATGTGATGGGCGATGAGCCTCCGAGCAACAACAAAGTGGTGACCATTGCTCCAAATGTGAAAAATGCTACCTTCCGTAATTTCGTGGAGATTATCTTTGAGAACGAAGAAAAGACTATCCAAACATATAACTTGGATGGGTATTCATTTTTTGCAGTAGGGATCGAGCCTGGAAAGTGGAGTCCTGAGAAAAGAAAGAACTACAACTTAGTGGACGCAGTAAGTAGACACAACATTCAAGTCTATCCAAACTCATGGACAGCTGTGATGACAACCTTAGACAATGCAGGAATATGGAATTTGCGATCCGAAATGTGGGAGAGATTCTACTTAGGACAACAATTATATTTTAGTGTACTCTCTCCTTCACGCTCATTGAGGGATGAATATAACCTCCCAGACAACCATCCTCTTTGTGGTACTGTCAAGAGTATGCCCATGCCACCTCCATACAAACCATAG